CCAATTGTTACTTCCTCATTATCGTTTATCCGCACCACTTTTGTGCTTGTGAATATCTTTTTATATTCATCTCCTTCAAATGTATGGATTGGAACAAGAGTCTTCGGATTCAAAACCTCAACCATTCTTTTCAATGCATCTCGATCAGCATGTCCACTTGTGTGAATCACTTTTTCAGTCATTCCTTTTCCAATAAGAAAATCAATGAATTCTTTAGTTGTTTTTTCTTTTTTATACCCATCCCACATCGAATAGATAAATGTGCCGTCTTTTAATCCTTTTATATATTCCAGATCTTTCAACATACTTGGTCGCACAATCATTACCGTTTTATCAAACTGCGCTCCGATTTGTTCTTTCGTGATTTTATAGTTCTTGAAACGGTATAATAATTTTTCATTCCCTTTGCTGCTAATCATTCGGGAAAGACGATATGGGAAAAACACTTTTATTTCGGGAAATTTTTTAGATGGATATGGAATTGTAGCAAATTCTGACAACTCTTTAAGAATGTTTGCAATATAAAAATCAACAGCAAGAGTCTTTCCCGTTCTTTTGCAAGCTCTATAAATTGATACGAGCCGGTCAATGTTTTGACCTGATGTATAAATTAAATTGATTCCTTTGCTCGTTTTAAAAACATTTACAAATTCCTCTTCTATATCACTTTCGGTCGGGAACGGTTTATTCACTCGACCGATAGTTGTTCCTTCAAGAAGCAGATAATCAATATTTTGCTCGGTATTGTAGCTAAACCAACCAAATGCTTTGGTTTTTCTGCCGTGTATTCTGAAATCACCACTGTAAAAAAGAGACTTTCCATCAGCTTTGATTAGAAATGCATAAGCATCAAATGCAGAGTGGTCCATCAAATATGGCGTAATTTCAATATCACCAATAAAAAATGATTTCCCTGATTCAAAATGTCGTGCGTTTTTGATCGCCCAATCCTGATTTGTAAATATATTGGTAATCTCAATCAGTTTTAAAGTGGCCCTGCCAAGATATATTTGGTGATTCTCGTTTACATAATTGATAAGTCCAAAATGGTCTTGATGCGCATGAGATAAAACTAAAGCGGCGCTTCCTGACACATCATAAAGCCCTTCTATATCGGGAAGAATCCCCTTTGCGATCAATTCGTCTACTGATGAACCCTTAACAACCTTTGCGTCAAACTGCGTTTGGTCTGG
Above is a window of Chitinivibrio alkaliphilus ACht1 DNA encoding:
- a CDS encoding MBL fold metallo-hydrolase, whose translation is MKFKIHRGTKEIGGSCVEVWTESARIIVDFGMPLVNPDQTQFDAKVVKGSSVDELIAKGILPDIEGLYDVSGSAALVLSHAHQDHFGLINYVNENHQIYLGRATLKLIEITNIFTNQDWAIKNARHFESGKSFFIGDIEITPYLMDHSAFDAYAFLIKADGKSLFYSGDFRIHGRKTKAFGWFSYNTEQNIDYLLLEGTTIGRVNKPFPTESDIEEEFVNVFKTSKGINLIYTSGQNIDRLVSIYRACKRTGKTLAVDFYIANILKELSEFATIPYPSKKFPEIKVFFPYRLSRMISSKGNEKLLYRFKNYKITKEQIGAQFDKTVMIVRPSMLKDLEYIKGLKDGTFIYSMWDGYKKEKTTKEFIDFLIGKGMTEKVIHTSGHADRDALKRMVEVLNPKTLVPIHTFEGDEYKKIFTSTKVVRINDNEEVTIG